CAGACGATCCAGAAGGAAACTCAAGATGCTGTAAATATTACGAAGGAAGGGCTTGTAAGCGTAGAGGAGGGGGGCAAACTGGTTCACAGCGCAGGAGATGTCTTAAGGGGAATCATTAATTCTTCGCAGCAATCCCAGAATGCAATAAAGGGCATAGAAGGGGCAGCAATTGAACAGGCAAAAGGTGTAAGACAGGTGGCTGAGGCAGTTGACAGAATAAAGGATATGATAGTTCAGGTCGCAAGGGCAAGCCAGGAACTCAGGAACGGAACCAACCATATAGAAAAGGTGATGGGGGGCGTGAGTGATATAGCTAAACAGCTAAAGAAGTCCACAGAAGAACAGTCAAAGGGAAGCAAACAGATAGGGGTAATTGCAGATAATACAGCAGAGAAGACCCAGCTTATAGCCAAGGCTACCAATGATCAGAGGTTTGGTAGTGAAACTATACTTAAATCTATTGATGATGTGAGGGCCGTGGCTATGAAAGGAATGGATATAGCCTCGGAGATAGATCTGGCCATGGAGGCACTGAGGAGAGAGGCCGAAGACCTGAAGAAAGAAATTGAGAGATTTAAGATAAAATAGCTTAGCAAAATAGAGGGTCAAGTCCTATTTTGTTCTCCAGATTGTCATTCCTGCCCCGTGTCGTCATTCCTGCGAAAGCAGGAATCCAGAACTTATTGAATTTACAAGAGCTGGATTCCCGCTAAAAGCATGCGGGAATGACACTTATGGTTATTTTAGAGTTTTTCAACAGCCTGCTATTTCTTGCAAAATATCAAAATGAAAGACCTTACTCCCTTAATCCTTTGTTATGGCATTTAACCACTCTTGACCTTTTTGTGCAGATTCAATAGCGCTCTTATGTTCTTTGAACTCATTAATAATCCTATCGAAGGATTCTCTACTTTTTTGAAAATCTTTCAGCATATAATATGCCCATCCCCTTATCGATAAAGCAGCGGCAGCTGTTTCTCTTAGATCAGGATACTTTGATAAAAGGTCGTCTGTTTCGATAATTGCCCGTCGGTAATCATTCAGGTAATAATGATAAATATGGACTATCCCGAGTTTTGCTTTAGCACAGGCCGTTGAATCCTCAGGGAACCAAAAACAAACGGCGTTAAATGCATTTACTTCCTTCTTCCACTGCTTTGATCCCCCACTCCCCCATGTATCAATCGCGTACTGCCACTGTTGCATACCATCTTTTTTCCGCTCTACATAAGATGGAGGAGAAGATTCAAACCATTCAGGTCTTTTCATAGCTTCATTCCAGTCCTGGGCAGGGGTATGAAGATTTTGAACGGTCAGGACTACTAAGGGGATTATGGGAAAAGCATTCTTAATCCCGTGAACTATTATTGGTGAAAGGAGCGTTTTCCTTTTTTCGTAGACTATTACAAGCGCGATACCTATTAAGAAGATCAAGAATCTATTTGCTAAAGAGTATGGATGTATTATTGCAAAGAGCACTGCTTGTATAACCGCTGCCAAAGAGATAGGTAGACGAGTTTTAAATGCATTATAAAGAAATCCCCTAAAAAATAATTCTTCGGCAACAGGGGCAAGGGTAAACCCCATAATAAGAAACAATATCTTTAAAGTGTTGTTAGGTCCATAGTGTATCCATTTCCATTCATCGGTTAGTTTTTCGTTTAGTACTACCTCTATCAATATGGCTATGATGCCGATACAAAAAACTATAAGTAACAATAGGAAGAACGATAGAATTATTTCCTTTAAGAATTGACCTGAGGTGACAGGTTTTAATAAAGGCCAGAATCCCCTTTTTTTGCAAATATAAAGGGGATATAGCAGCAAGATAGCAACGCCAATTAAATTTAAAGGATAATACAAAGAGAAAGAAATCCATGGCCTGTATTTGAAAAAGTCTGAATGGAACAGTATATAGCCGAATGTATCAAATGCAATGAAAATACCTATGCCGAAAATAATATCTTTTATCGGCCAAGGACGATTTGGGTATTGTTTTATGTTTTCAATAGTATCTGTCATACGACTCAAATAAGTTTTTCTTTTGCCAAGTCATACAGCGCTAAACTTTCTCCAATAACTCAAAATATTCTTCCCTGCTAATATTCGCAGTTCTCAGGTTATTCTTAATTATAAATACTGGTACCTCAGGCCAATCAGGTATTACAATAGGTCTTGGTATTCCAGGTTTTGTATAAACATAATGGTCACCCTCAACCCTTACACATTTAAAACCTGCTTTTTCAAATACTTTACGCAGCTTGCTTGAAGGGATAGGAGCTATTTTAGGCATAGAGCTATATACTTACTATCTCTGTTGCGACTAATCTGGGAGGCAGCCATTTACCGCTTGCGTCTTTCTTGTAATTCGCTTCTTCAAGGATGTCTTCAAGAGTTCCCATTTTTTCCGCTTCTTCAATAAAAAGCTTTACAGCAATCTTGAGCATTTCCTTAGCATGCTCTACGGTATTACCACAACTCGAAATATCAAGCTCAGGGCAGTAGGCAACATAAGTCTCATTTTCCTTAAAAACTATAATGTCAAAATCTATTGGTATCATAACTCCTCCTCTTTATAATTGCTTTTAATAATACCTCATTTGTTAAAATGTATCAAATTTTCGGCCTGATTGGTCTACGACTCGTAGAGAGGCATACATTTTTGCCTGCCCCGTTGCTTTAGCTTTACTGGGACAGCCTTTTCCACAGGTAACCCCTGTGATACATCAATCATATAAAATCTCTTGACATAATCCTTATCAATTGTTATGTTATGAAACATGAAAAGTCGAAGCGACTCTGTGCGGAGACCCGCTTCGGGAGGACAGTGACATTAGGCCTAAAACGAGGTTCTTTAACATTAGAATTTTGGTTAGATAGAGTTCATTGCAAAATTAGCATTTCGAATTTAGCATTACAAAGAATGGGGATTGAGAGGAAAGATGGTTACTGCAGCTAAGGATTACTATGAAATACTCGGTGTTGGAAGGGATGCCACTGATGCAGAGATAAAAAAGGCATTCAGGAGGCTTGCGAGAAAATACCACCCTGACCTAAACCCGGGAGACAAGGCAGCCGAGCAGAAGTTCAAAGAGATAAGCGAGGCATACGAAATCCTGAGCGACCCGAAGAAGAGGGCGGATTATGACCGTTTTGGCAAGGCTGTATTTGAAGGCCCTGGCTTTGAGGGATTCAGGCCCTCTGATTTTGGCTTTGATTTTGGCTTTGGTGGTGTTGAGGACATTTTCTCGGATCTCTTTGGCGAAAGGCTCAGACCCAGAGCAGCTTATAAAGGCGCAGACATGGTTATGGGTCTTGAGCTTTCCCTTGAAGAGGCTTTCAAGGGTACTACAAGGCCAATCACAATAACGAGAGAGATTATGTGCAAGACATGCGGCGGTTCAGGGGCCGAAGCATATCAAACATGTGATAAGTGTAAAGGGACAGGAAAGATTCAGACTGCGAGGGGTTTTTTCAGGATGACCCAATCTTGCACATCCTGCGGTGGCACAGGCAGAAAGATTACAAAGGCGTGTAAGGCATGTGCTGGCAGGGGGAAGACTGCTCTAACAGAGACCCTGAATGTAAAGATACCTGCTGGAGTGGACACAGGTTCAATGGTCAAATTGAGAGGCATGGGTGA
This sequence is a window from Nitrospirota bacterium. Protein-coding genes within it:
- the dnaJ gene encoding molecular chaperone DnaJ, with the protein product MVTAAKDYYEILGVGRDATDAEIKKAFRRLARKYHPDLNPGDKAAEQKFKEISEAYEILSDPKKRADYDRFGKAVFEGPGFEGFRPSDFGFDFGFGGVEDIFSDLFGERLRPRAAYKGADMVMGLELSLEEAFKGTTRPITITREIMCKTCGGSGAEAYQTCDKCKGTGKIQTARGFFRMTQSCTSCGGTGRKITKACKACAGRGKTALTETLNVKIPAGVDTGSMVKLRGMGEAGEGGGPAGDLHIEITVRPHPVFNRKGDDLYVDVPVTIGEATLGGKINVPTIDGAASMTLPPGTDSGQKFKLKGKGMPNRSGVRGDEFVIIKIVVPKRVTAKTKEALQEVEKAYK
- a CDS encoding type II toxin-antitoxin system HicB family antitoxin, which produces MIPIDFDIIVFKENETYVAYCPELDISSCGNTVEHAKEMLKIAVKLFIEEAEKMGTLEDILEEANYKKDASGKWLPPRLVATEIVSI
- a CDS encoding type II toxin-antitoxin system HicA family toxin, whose amino-acid sequence is MPKIAPIPSSKLRKVFEKAGFKCVRVEGDHYVYTKPGIPRPIVIPDWPEVPVFIIKNNLRTANISREEYFELLEKV
- a CDS encoding CPBP family intramembrane metalloprotease, translated to MTDTIENIKQYPNRPWPIKDIIFGIGIFIAFDTFGYILFHSDFFKYRPWISFSLYYPLNLIGVAILLLYPLYICKKRGFWPLLKPVTSGQFLKEIILSFFLLLLIVFCIGIIAILIEVVLNEKLTDEWKWIHYGPNNTLKILFLIMGFTLAPVAEELFFRGFLYNAFKTRLPISLAAVIQAVLFAIIHPYSLANRFLIFLIGIALVIVYEKRKTLLSPIIVHGIKNAFPIIPLVVLTVQNLHTPAQDWNEAMKRPEWFESSPPSYVERKKDGMQQWQYAIDTWGSGGSKQWKKEVNAFNAVCFWFPEDSTACAKAKLGIVHIYHYYLNDYRRAIIETDDLLSKYPDLRETAAAALSIRGWAYYMLKDFQKSRESFDRIINEFKEHKSAIESAQKGQEWLNAITKD